CGGCGGGCGGCTTCCTTCTGGAGCAGCGAGAGCACTGCGGCGTCATCGAGCTCTACGGGGACCTTGCCGCCCTTTTCACGGGTATTGATCTCACCGAGCAGGTTGCGCACGGTCATCAGCTCAACCTTGTTCCCGGCCTTCAGGTGGGAGGTCATGTCGGCGCGCAGGCGGCCCTTCAACGAATCCATGGTTTGCTCTTCTTCCGGTATGTGCCCGGCAGATACGCAGTGCGGCCGCACCCGTTCCCTGCCGGCAATTGATCACAGTTTATTGCCCCGGACCCGCTGACGGCGCCATCGCGGGAACCGGGCGTGGATTCACGCCCACGTTTCTAGGCATATTCCCATGCCGGTGCAGAACCAGCTCCCCCAGATCAACCCGACGTCTTTGCTTTCAGTAGAGGTGCGCTAGGCATTCGAGGTGTGCGGGTTGAAAAGTTAACTAACTCAAAAATTTACCTAGATTTATAATAATACAAGGATTATGCACAGGGAAACCTGGTCATGCCATCTCGGGGTCGGCCTACTCAAAATCCGGACGGACCCCTATGAAAGCAGGGGTTTGTCCGCTATCGATGTCCGACAAACGGCACCGTTGCTGCTATGGCAGAAAATCCGCGCAGGACCGCTCCCCCGGCCACCTCGCGCTCGGCGCAGGGTGGCCCCAACCGATTCCGGGCGCACAATACTACGGGGTGGGAAGTGCGGTTGAACCCGCTCCCCACCCCGCCGACATGTATATGGTTGCGTTAGTGGCCCATGCCCAATCCACCGTCAACGGGGATGACGGCACCGGAAATGTAACCGGCCTCGGGACCGGCGATCCAGCGCACTACCTTGGCAACTTCATCGGCCTCGGCGAAGCGCTTGGCCGGAATGGAATCCAGGTAGCCCTTCTGCGTCGCCTCGGGCAGCGCGGCGGTCATCTCGGTGTTGATGAAGCCCGGAGCCACGACGTTGGCGGTGATTCCACGGGAACCAAGCTCGCGGGTCAGCGATCGGGCCATACCGACCAGGCCGGCCTTCGAAGCGGCATAGTTGATCTGGCCCGGGGATCCATAGAGTCCCACGACGGAGGAGATCAGCACAATGCGACCGCGACGCAGCTTGATCATGCCCTTGGACGCGCGCTTGATCACACGGAAGGCACCGGTGAGATTGGTGTCGATAACGGAGGTGAAGTCCTCTTCGCTCATGCGCATCAGCAGCGTGTCGCGGGTGACGCCGGCGTTGGCGACAAGCACCTCGACGGGGCCGTGGGCCGCCTCGACCTCGGTGAAGGCCGCATCGATGGACGCGGCGTCGGTCACGTCGGCCTTCACGCCGAGCAGGCCCTCGGGCACCTCGCCCGAACGGTAGGTGATGGCCACATTATCGCCCTGTTCGGCGAAGGCACGGGCAATGGCCAGGCCGATGCCGCGGTTTCCACCGGTGACGAGGATGCTGCGGGGAGTGTAGGTAGGGATTTCGGACATGATTCCTCCAGGTACGAATAGCTCGGGGTTTTGCTTGCCATCGTATCGGTCAACTGGCCAACTACATGATTTACCCCGGTCCCTGCGCCCCGATTCGTGCCGAGGGTAGGTCGGTGAGAGAATGGAACGAAACACAGCCCTCAGCCAAAGAATCAGCCAGGTCATGCAGCAGCCCCACGGGCCAAAAGTCCACCGCATTACGGACGCAGACGAGTCGCGTTCCGCAGACATGCACTCGCGCATGGTCAAGTACACGATCTCGATGTCGGTGCGCTTGGCCTGCTTCATCGCCGCGTTCATCTTTGACGGGTGGCTGCGCTGGGCACTTTTTGCCGGCGCAGCCGTCCTGCCCTACATCGCCGTGGTCTTGGCGAATGGTGGAGCGGATCATTCGAAGCGCGGCGAGGCATCCTGGATGAATGACGGGGGTCCCCGCAACTCGCTGGGCCCGGCCGGCAGCTCCACTGCTGCCGATCCCGCGAACCCGGACACGCCCGATGGTTCCGGGGCGTCCGCAGGCCCGGCCGAGGACTCGCCCCTGCGCGAGGAAGACGACCCCGTTGAGGGCATCGTCCTGGAGGGGCTGCTGCTGGAGGACCTGGAAGAGAATCCGCATAAGCCGCACCGCGGCCAGCAGCACGGGCCCCACGGCCCCGCTGCCGCCGACGGGGGCGCAGCATGAGTCTGTTCGATCAGCTGGCCGGCATCGAGGGCCCGGAAACGCCACTCTGTTCGCGTAAGGGCTGCCGCATGCAAGCGACGTGGCGCCTCGAATGGAACAACCCGCGCATCCACTCCCCCGAGCGGCGAAAGACCTGGTTGGGCTGCGACGAGCATGCCCCGTGGTTGGAAAACTATTTGACCGAACGTGGCCTGTTCAAGGAACGGCTGCCATTGGAACCCATCGGCGCCCCTGGCGCCACCGAGGAGAACTAGCACCCGTGTATCGTTTCTTGGCCAGTACCCGCTGGCTCGGCTGGCTCCTGATCGCCTGCGTTTTCGCCGCCGGGTGCGTCTTCCTCGGCCGCTGGCAGATGGACCGCCTTGCCGGGGTGAAGGAGGAAATCCGCCACGTCCAAGTCAACTACGACGCGGCTCCCCTTACCTATGCGCAGGCCGCACCACTCTTGGACCACCTGCCCGAGGACGGCAAGTGGACCCAGGTCGCCCTGACCGGCAAATACGCCATCGATGACACGGTCATCGTGCGCAACCGTCCGCGCTCGGGCAACCCCGGCTACGAGGTCCTGGTTCCGTTCCATGTGAAGGACGGAGGGACGGTCATCGTCAACCGCGGCTGGTTGCCGATCGGCAACGAACACGCAGGTAATCCGGATGTGGTGCCAGCTCCCCAGTCGGGAACCGTGCAGATCGTGGTGCGGCTGAAGTCCGGCGAACCCAAGGTGAGTCGCGGAGCGCCTGCCGGCCAGCTGGCCTCCATCGAGCTGCCCGCTATGGCGCAGCTGCTCGACTACCCCATTCATCTGGGCGCCTACGGCCTAATGGCCACCGAATCCCCCGCGGCGGCCACGGCACCGGATCAGATTGAGAAGCCAGAAGCGGACGAGGGCTCCCATCTCTCCTACGCCTTCCAGTGGTTCACCTTCGGCCTGCTTGCCTTCTTCGGGCTCGGCTATGCGGCCAAGCAGCAGGCACGGCTCAACCGCGAAGACAAGGAAGTCGAGGAGGCCGCCGTCGCCAGCGGCATCGAGGTCGACCATTCGGCCTACCGCGCCCCGCGTCAGCGCAAGACCCGCCGTCGCGACGGCTCACTGACCGATGAGGCACTGGAGGACGCATATCTCGATGCCGTCGAGGACAAGGGCCGCCCCGGAAGCTGATTCACCTGCGCTTCCCTGCCCCACCGGGTACTCCCCCTGGCCCTTCGCGCCAACCACCACGCCGTATTCATGGGCCGCCCCGGCCAAGAGCTCTCAGCCAGGGCCCGTTTCCGGATGGCTCACATCCAGGGACTTCATCATTACTTTGTCCTGTTCCACGTAATTTCGGTTCGCGGCATGAAAATGAGGTATCCGGCCAGGTCCTGCCGGCGCACCGATACGTCAGTTCCTGAAGATCCTCAGTTACAGTTCAACACGTGGTCTCGGGCCGTGGCGTATCGTTCAAAATACGCGCAGTGGTGTTTCTGGCCCAGCTTGCCCATTAAGAAGCGTGCCAAAACCCGATCGGTCGGACCCGAACCCAAGAGAGCTACACGGTTTCGCGCGACGCCATGGCTGAAGCGTTCCGCGACTCCGCCCGCCACTCCATCTAGTCCGGAAACATCAACGAACACGGGGGCATCCGCCTCGTGGTTCCGGGCGAAGTACTGCTGCTGCATCTCCACGAACATGGCCACGTTCAGCGTGGTGCCCGGGAAGAAACCGATTTCCAGCACGCGATCCTCCGTGAACCGCATCCAAGAGGAAGGCCCTGTCCAGCCCCACCGCGGGGAAGAATCGGTGCCGAGCTCACAGCTGTTTCTCACGTGGATCAGTCCGGCCTCGGGGCCGGGGTCTTGGTACCGCTGCTGCACAGCACTGGTGGGCTTCGATACGTCTACCTCGAGCGTCCTCACCTTGTACGTACCGACCCAGCCGCCGCGCGGCCCGGCAGCGCTAGGTGGACCAAGCGTTGATTTCGGGGTTCACCAGGTACCCGGGAGCGGCATTGGCCGTGGGTCGTGGGACATGCCGTCCTCCCCTCGCGCCAGGGCTCAGATCGCGGGTGGAAGCCTTGAACCCGAGCGGCGTCGGGGAAACGGCGTGCGCCCTGTCCTCCGTTGAGGTACCTCAACACGGAAGATGACAGGTAGCCGGGCACCTTCTGGTATCTGGCGGTCTCGAACCAGTCCTTGGGTCCGGCTTCCGGCTGGTGGATCAGCCGACGTAAAATCGTCGCAATGACAAAGGAAACCCGAGTCAGGATCGCTTCCACCCTGTTGATGCTGACGGCGACCATCCTTCGACGGTAACGCACCGGGTAGAGGACCGAGCACGGTCCTGCCATCCTTGCCATACCCGCCGGATAATGACAAATTCCTGGTGCCGCCGGGCAGCCGTTGCCAGCCGTATGCCGTCCAACGCGACCCGGCACGTCATGGTCCCGCTTAAGCTCTGCCTCGTCTGTCAAAAATATCTCCCCCATAAGAAATTTTCTTCAACGGCATCTGACCCCAAGTCAGATGCCATCACTCGTCCTCTTAGCCTATCCCATGGCCTTATGCCTTTTGAGCTGGGTTGATAAGGATTGTTGATATGTCACACTCTGTGACTCATCAATGTGCTCCGTGCCCTGCGCAAACCGATAGTTCCCTGTTTGCCCACGTTCACGACACCAGCAAAATGACGCCCCTGCTCCTCACCGAACCTCGGTAATCTTTGTATGTGCCTGGCCACAGGGCGAGCCCTCTGCCCCGGAATCGGCAGCGTCCCGGAAACGAGAGGTGCGGGTCGGTCCTTGTTGACCCCAACGCGATCCAACTGACATCCTCAAGGACATGCGTCCCAACCTGATCGTCATCGCGAGTATCGTTTTCGTTCTTGCCGTAAACATCGCATTGGACAAATACACAGATATTCCCATGCTGATTCGCTGGACTCTATCGGCTGGCCTTGGGCTGGTCGTCACCCTCGCACTGACTAAGTTTTCCGAGCGCCGACAAAAACTCAATACCAACAATGCATTGGACCGCCCGTAGATCGTCCACAGATCAAACTTCAAATCCCAGTCTTCTCGTCAGCAACGCCAGACGCCGTGCAATGGTGCATCCCGGACTTTTGGCCTTACCAATTGGGGAACGATCTACGGGCGGCCCGACGTTTCGAGAGGGGCGTGTCGGGGCGGTATCGGTACGGGCGCAAACAACTTGTCGACAAGGATGAGTAAATGCAATCAACGAACGATGACGCCGCCGCGGCCTACACGGCGCATCGAGGCTTTCTCATCGGCGCGTGTCTCGGAGGTATTCACGCGGGTTTCAGCCTCTACTGGGCCGCGGGCGGTACCTGGCTCGTCTGGACGCTGGGAAGCAGCCTGCTGGAAACCTTTCGTGGGAAAGAGTGGCTTCTCATTCTGGTCGCCATCGTTAAGCTCGTCGCTGCCCTGGCACCAGTCCTGCTGGCCCGTCGAGGGTGGCCAGCCGATCCGCTTACTCGCGGGATATCCTGGCTGGGTGCACTAGTCCTAGTCCTCTGGGGCGGATTGAACACAATCGTCGGCAACCTTGTACTCGCCGGGCTGATCGGCGATCCTTCCGGCTACGACCTCCCGGGCATGATCGGCCACGCCTACCTGTGGGACCCGATTTTTCTCGCGTGGGGAATCGCTTTGGCGTTCGGCCTACGGGCAACCCGGAAACGAAGCACAACTAGCCTGAGGTAGGGTAGCGATCCGGCCTGAAATCATTGCATTCACAGCCCATTTTCCTAGATGTACAGTTCGGCTACGTATTGAAGATTAAGACATTCTTATGGATTCTTGCCCATCCTCCGAATTCATGTATCCGGGTGTCGGCCGCTGTGCTCGCTTCGCCTTTTGCGGGCTGGCGGAGAATGATATTTGCACTTTTCATACGCTGAAAGGTGCCAACCGAATGCAGAGGAGGAAGAACGTATGACGAGCAGCGGCGAATTAACCTGCGCTCTAGATTGACCTTGAGCTACGGCGGGTTTTCCTGTGTCTCTGGCAACTGGTGACTTTTTAGGGTTGGTTCGCTTGGATTTCAATTCGTCGCAAGAGGAACCTCAGCGGGACATGAGTGGCGCAATTTCCGGGTCAGTCCGAAGGGCAAACGTGGACTGACCGGGGCACTTCTTTAGCGACCCCGCTAGGGAAATCCGGTGCTACGTCAAACGCTCCCTGACCCGATGCGTGTAAAGGATACCGAATGCCGCGGTTCAGGTGCAAAAGCCGCACGAAGCCGCTCGACAAGCGGAGAATCAGGAGTCGTGCCTGCTACCTCACTCATGACACCGGTGGCCGGTCTGATAACCCTGGCTAGTGGGACGATGGTTCATGGTTCCGCGTCTAGTGGCGGAATCTCCTGTCGTGAGCTTCCGGGCCGACCCCTCCGGCCCCGTTCACGCCCCCCATGCCGAAGGGGCCCCGGTACCGCGCGTGATGCGCGGCACCGGAGCCCCTTCGTCTGGTGGTTGCGGGGTGCTGGTTATTAGGCCAGCGTGACCAGTTCCAGGTAGTCGTCGTTCCAGAGGTCCTCGTCGCCATCGGGCAGCAGCACGACACGGTCCGGGTTCAGCGCCGACACGGCGCCTTCGTCGTGGGACACCATGACCACGGCACCGGGGAAGTTGGACAACGCGGAAAGGATCTCGGCACGCGAGGCCGGGTCCAGGTTGTTGGTGGGCTCATCGAGCAGCAGCACGTTGGCGCTGGAGGCCACGATGGTTGCCAGGGCCAGACGCGTCTTCTCGCCGCCGGAGAGCACGCCCGCCGGCTTGTTCACGTCGTCGCCATTGAACATGAACGAACCGAGGATGCCGCGCACCTCGGCATCGCCCATGCGGCTCGGAGCGGCCGAACGCATGTTTTCCAGCACCGAACGCTCCACGTCCAGGGTGTCGTGCTCCTGGGCGAAGTAGCCGATCTTCAAGCCATGGCCCGGGATCAGTTCCCCGGTGTCAGGTTCGGACACTCCGGCGAGCATCCGCAGCAGCGTGGTCTTACCGGCACCGTTCAGGCCCAGGATGACCACCTTGGATCCGCGGTCGATCGCCAACGACACGTCGGTGAAGATCTCGAGCGAGCCGTAGGACTTGGACAGGCCCTCGGCCATGAGCGGGGTCTTGCCACACGGTGCCGGGTCCGGGAAGCGCAGCGCCGCGACGCGGTCGGCGACGCGGACGTCGTCCAGCCCGCCCATGAGGCGGTCCACGCGCTTGAGCATCGACTGGGCGGCGGATGCGCCGGAGGCACGGGCCTTCATCTTGTTGGCCTGGGCCAGCAGGGTCGTTGCCTTCTTCTCCGTATTGGCGCGTTCGCGCTTACGTGCGCGCTCATCGGTTTCACGCTGCTGCAGGTAGCGCTTCCAGCCCAGGTTATAGACGTCCATGGTGGCGCGGTTGGCATCGAGGTGGATGACCTTGTTGACCGTGGCCTCGAGCAGCGAGGTATCGTGCGAGATCACCAGCAGACCACCTTGATGGTTGGCGAGGAAGCCGCGCAGCCAGGTGATCGAGTCGGCATCGAGGTGGTTGGTGGGCTCATCGAGTAGCAGCGTTTCGGCATCCGCATACAGGATGCGGGCCAGCTCCACGCGGCGGCGCTGGCCGCCGGAGAGGGTGGACAGCGGCTGGTTGAGCAGGCGCTCAGGCAGCGAGAGGTTGTTCGAGATCGCGGCGGCCTCGGACTCGGCAGCGTAACCGCCACCGGCGATGAACTCGGCCTCGATGCGGTCGTACTGGCGCATGGCCTTGGCGGCGACCGCCGGATCCTCGGAGGCCATGTCCTCGTGGCACTTCTTGAGCTTGCCGACGACGATGTCCAGGCCGCGAGCGGAGAGGATGCGGTCTCGGGCCAGCTGCTCCATGTTCGGGGTGCGCGGATCCTGGGGCAGGTAGCCGATGGTTCCGCTGGTGGTGACGGTGCCGCCGGCGGGCAGCGATTCTCCCGCCAGCACGCGGGTCATCGTGGTCTTGCCGGCGCCGTTACGGCCGACGAGGCCGATCTTGTCGCCCTTGTCGATCCTGAAGCTCACGCCCTCCATGAGTAGGCGTGCTCCGGCGCGGAGCTCCAAATCGGCAATGGAAATCACGGTGACCCTTTCGAAGGAAATGTTGGTGGTTGCACATAGGCAACCTATCCAGTCTACCGGGGCCCGGCACCAACGCAGGCGTGTGATCCGTCACTTGGCCGCGCGATAGCCCTCCATCTGGCGCAGGCGACGGCGCAGGGAATCGGCGCGCTGCCTGTCCCCTCCCGCCGTGAGTTCGATGTGCCGCGTGCCGAAGTGCCAAAGCAACACGTCATCGAGCAGGCGGTCTGGACCCGGCGAATAGCGGTGGTCCAGTGCCGCGCGGACGCTGGTGATGACATCGGACTGAAGCAGCCTGGCGAATTCCAGCGTCGTGACCACCGAATGGGCGGCCAGCAGTTCGCCGGCCCAGCCCCAATCGTCGTCGGACTTGCGGTCAACGTGCGGCAGCAGGGTCTGCCAGATCTGCCGGATCCGATCCGGATCCAATGCCACCGCCCCCTCGCCCTCGGCATCCCAGTAACCGCTGACCGTCTGGAACCGTTCGTGGATCTGGGAGAACTGGTCCTCCACGGCCTCGAGCATCGCAGCGGTGGCGGTGAACTGGCGGTCGGTGTGCGGGCTCCAGGCCCGCGGTTCGGTGTTTTTGAAGCGGATGTCGTGTTCGATTTCACTCCAGGCATGGGAGAGTACGGTGCGGATCTGCACCTCGAACACGAAATTGCCGTTGACCGGAACGGCACCGCCCAGGGATGCTTGGAAGTCCCTGGCCCGGTCATCGCCGCGAGTGCGCAGGATCAGGTGTCGGCTGGAGTAGCCGTAGGTTCCGGATTCGACCGAGCCGATGTCCTTCTCCCGGTCCGAACGGCAATCGAAGTCGGAGCGGCGCCGCTTGATCAGGTTGGCAGCATCGCGGATCTCGTGTGGCAGCTTCACGATCACCCTGACCCCCACCAGGTCATGGATCTCACGTAGCGGTGCCGGGAATTCAAGCTGCGGCACCGACTCCCCATCAGCCGGCACCAGCATCCTCGAGGCCTTCTCCCGAAAGGACTCGACCGTTTTGGCCCGGGCCGTGACGAACAGCGGATGCACGTCCGAGCCATCGAACAGGTCTCCGATCCTGCTGCGCATGGACTCGCTCAGGGCGTCGAGCACGGGGCGCACCCGGGCGTACATTTCGGTGCTTGCCACCACATCGGGGCGCAATCGTTCGTCAAGTGTTTCCCACAGGGTTCCCACTAATTATCCTCCGGCGGTGAATCTGGTCACGGAGAACTCACGATACCAAGTCAAACCGTCAATCCGGTGTGGACCCGGCCACTAGGCGCGACCGGTCACCTTTTCGCCGTCCAGCGCCTGCATGGCCTCGTCGTACAACGGAGCCGTTTCGTTGGTGCCGCCAGCGGTCGACACCTTGGCTGCCGGAAGCGTTCCGGTGGCCTTGGCCTTGACAGGCGCGGCGCTCACTACTGCTGCCACCTGCTGTTTGGTTGCCGCGTGCTTCGCTGCTACGGCCTGCTCCGCCCGCAGCCGGGACAGTTCCTCGGTGTGCTCGACCCGAGCCGCATCGGCGGCGGCCTGGGCATCGTCCATGGCGGCGGCCCAACCGTCATCGTAGGCAACGCCGTACTTCTCCCCGGCGACTGCTTCCTCGTCGTGGTCGCGGATGGCGCGCAGCTCGGCCGCCTCGGCCCGCTTTTGGTACATGTGCACCGTGAGGTGGGTGATGGCGAGCAGCACGACCGGAGGCATCGCGGCAACCAGCGCCGAAACGAGCGGCGGGATATCGGAGGCCATCTTGTCCACCGAGAGAATGGCATGCACGGAGTTGGCTGCCGTCGAGACGATGGCGCCGAAGAAGAGCAGCGCCCAGGGATAGATCATCGCGCGTCGGCTGTGCCCGTTCAGGGCGACGATGGCCACCGTCGCAGCGACGATCATGCCGTCGACGATGATCGGCCAGATCCAGGCGAGGTTGGCCTCAATGCCCGAACGCTGGGCCAGGTCGGTCAGTGCGGCGAAGGACAGCACGAAGGCGCCGATGGCGATCAGGACGGTGGCTGCCACGGCCGTGCCGAGCACTGTCTTGTGCGGTTCGTTCGGAAGTTTTTCGAGCATCTTGGGGGCTGCCTCAATGGTGGGGAAAAAGCGGGCAAAGCGGTGCCCTGTTTCGGTACCGCAGGGGGTCCGGCGCAGGTGCGCACCTAGAGGATTCTACGCGTTGCTCCGGATCCGATTCATCCTGGCCGGTCCGGCAGGGACCCTCAAGTCGGCCATCGAGAGACCGCTCAGGCGGATCGAAACTCCCAAGGCACGCGGGTCCAGGAGCACCGAAATGACGGCCGCGACCAGTAGCAACAGCCCGATGCCGGCACCCGCACCGCCGAGGCCTGTTCCGGGCATGAGGACCGAGAGGTTCCAGGCCATGGAGAAGCCGCCGGCACCGAGCAAAGCACGCAGCAAGGTCCGGCCGGAGCCCGCCGAGGCCCCGTCGCCGGAGACGGCGCCGATCCAGACACAGCGCTGGCCCCACGAGGCCCGGGTCCGTCCCAGTCCGGGGGCGAAGACCACAGCCGCAGCCGGGGCGAGCAGATAGGCCCAGAACAGCAAGGGATGACCGGCAACGCCGAAGCCCAGGGCCTCGCCCGCCATCTGGATACCGGCAACCAGCAGCCAGACCAGCTGCAGGAAAGCGACATCGAACACCATGCCCAGCAAGCGGCGCGGCCGGGTCAGTGGACGCGGACCGAGCTCCTCGGCGTTCCGGGCCGGACCGCCCAGCCAGGCGAACACGGGCAGATAGGCCAGCACGGCCCCGATGAGGGCTCCGATGAAGTTCGCCATCAGGTCATCGACGTCGGCGAACCGATAGGCGCAACCGAACAGGCCCCACACCCCGGTGTATTGGGTCATCTCAATGGCCACGGTGGCCAGGGCCCCCAGCGCCAGGGCCC
Above is a window of Paeniglutamicibacter cryotolerans DNA encoding:
- a CDS encoding ABC-F family ATP-binding cassette domain-containing protein, which translates into the protein MEGVSFRIDKGDKIGLVGRNGAGKTTMTRVLAGESLPAGGTVTTSGTIGYLPQDPRTPNMEQLARDRILSARGLDIVVGKLKKCHEDMASEDPAVAAKAMRQYDRIEAEFIAGGGYAAESEAAAISNNLSLPERLLNQPLSTLSGGQRRRVELARILYADAETLLLDEPTNHLDADSITWLRGFLANHQGGLLVISHDTSLLEATVNKVIHLDANRATMDVYNLGWKRYLQQRETDERARKRERANTEKKATTLLAQANKMKARASGASAAQSMLKRVDRLMGGLDDVRVADRVAALRFPDPAPCGKTPLMAEGLSKSYGSLEIFTDVSLAIDRGSKVVILGLNGAGKTTLLRMLAGVSEPDTGELIPGHGLKIGYFAQEHDTLDVERSVLENMRSAAPSRMGDAEVRGILGSFMFNGDDVNKPAGVLSGGEKTRLALATIVASSANVLLLDEPTNNLDPASRAEILSALSNFPGAVVMVSHDEGAVSALNPDRVVLLPDGDEDLWNDDYLELVTLA
- a CDS encoding DUF2637 domain-containing protein, with protein sequence MLEKLPNEPHKTVLGTAVAATVLIAIGAFVLSFAALTDLAQRSGIEANLAWIWPIIVDGMIVAATVAIVALNGHSRRAMIYPWALLFFGAIVSTAANSVHAILSVDKMASDIPPLVSALVAAMPPVVLLAITHLTVHMYQKRAEAAELRAIRDHDEEAVAGEKYGVAYDDGWAAAMDDAQAAADAARVEHTEELSRLRAEQAVAAKHAATKQQVAAVVSAAPVKAKATGTLPAAKVSTAGGTNETAPLYDEAMQALDGEKVTGRA
- a CDS encoding GTP pyrophosphokinase; translation: MGTLWETLDERLRPDVVASTEMYARVRPVLDALSESMRSRIGDLFDGSDVHPLFVTARAKTVESFREKASRMLVPADGESVPQLEFPAPLREIHDLVGVRVIVKLPHEIRDAANLIKRRRSDFDCRSDREKDIGSVESGTYGYSSRHLILRTRGDDRARDFQASLGGAVPVNGNFVFEVQIRTVLSHAWSEIEHDIRFKNTEPRAWSPHTDRQFTATAAMLEAVEDQFSQIHERFQTVSGYWDAEGEGAVALDPDRIRQIWQTLLPHVDRKSDDDWGWAGELLAAHSVVTTLEFARLLQSDVITSVRAALDHRYSPGPDRLLDDVLLWHFGTRHIELTAGGDRQRADSLRRRLRQMEGYRAAK
- the fabG gene encoding beta-ketoacyl-ACP reductase — its product is MSEIPTYTPRSILVTGGNRGIGLAIARAFAEQGDNVAITYRSGEVPEGLLGVKADVTDAASIDAAFTEVEAAHGPVEVLVANAGVTRDTLLMRMSEEDFTSVIDTNLTGAFRVIKRASKGMIKLRRGRIVLISSVVGLYGSPGQINYAASKAGLVGMARSLTRELGSRGITANVVAPGFINTEMTAALPEATQKGYLDSIPAKRFAEADEVAKVVRWIAGPEAGYISGAVIPVDGGLGMGH
- a CDS encoding DUF3995 domain-containing protein, producing the protein MQSTNDDAAAAYTAHRGFLIGACLGGIHAGFSLYWAAGGTWLVWTLGSSLLETFRGKEWLLILVAIVKLVAALAPVLLARRGWPADPLTRGISWLGALVLVLWGGLNTIVGNLVLAGLIGDPSGYDLPGMIGHAYLWDPIFLAWGIALAFGLRATRKRSTTSLR
- a CDS encoding DUF3099 domain-containing protein, which translates into the protein MQQPHGPKVHRITDADESRSADMHSRMVKYTISMSVRLACFIAAFIFDGWLRWALFAGAAVLPYIAVVLANGGADHSKRGEASWMNDGGPRNSLGPAGSSTAADPANPDTPDGSGASAGPAEDSPLREEDDPVEGIVLEGLLLEDLEENPHKPHRGQQHGPHGPAAADGGAA
- a CDS encoding SURF1 family cytochrome oxidase biogenesis protein, producing MYRFLASTRWLGWLLIACVFAAGCVFLGRWQMDRLAGVKEEIRHVQVNYDAAPLTYAQAAPLLDHLPEDGKWTQVALTGKYAIDDTVIVRNRPRSGNPGYEVLVPFHVKDGGTVIVNRGWLPIGNEHAGNPDVVPAPQSGTVQIVVRLKSGEPKVSRGAPAGQLASIELPAMAQLLDYPIHLGAYGLMATESPAAATAPDQIEKPEADEGSHLSYAFQWFTFGLLAFFGLGYAAKQQARLNREDKEVEEAAVASGIEVDHSAYRAPRQRKTRRRDGSLTDEALEDAYLDAVEDKGRPGS
- a CDS encoding VanZ family protein translates to MNERLWPGWIAILFGCLFLLVTGIYLLALQYRRYGRLSWGRSIGTTGVVVYLFALGAYTMLPLPASRGDFCATQGHRGFQKEPLNFLHEIQADLSGPMGAILRDPAFVQVALNVLLFIPLGLFAVRWLKSGFLGALALGALATVAIEMTQYTGVWGLFGCAYRFADVDDLMANFIGALIGAVLAYLPVFAWLGGPARNAEELGPRPLTRPRRLLGMVFDVAFLQLVWLLVAGIQMAGEALGFGVAGHPLLFWAYLLAPAAAVVFAPGLGRTRASWGQRCVWIGAVSGDGASAGSGRTLLRALLGAGGFSMAWNLSVLMPGTGLGGAGAGIGLLLLVAAVISVLLDPRALGVSIRLSGLSMADLRVPAGPARMNRIRSNA